The Candidatus Hamiltonella defensa 5AT (Acyrthosiphon pisum) DNA window TTAAAAATTCAAATTGTAGTTTGAAGACTAAAGATGTGAAGAATGAAAATAAAACAAACGAAACTGTAGAAAAATATGCTGGCATGAGTACCAAAAAATATGAAGAAAACAATTGTACTTTAACTCATGATAATTTATCAGAACAAACCTTCGACTTCTTCCAATCATTACCTGTATTACCGCACAGAATCATAATTGATAAGCTTAATATGAACCAGATTTATAATTGCGTGAAAGCTGGAATTAATTTAGATGAAAATGAATATCCAAATACAACACGTTTGGTTGAATGGATTAATAACGCGCCTAATAATGATGAAAAGAAGAACCGTTTATTAGTTTCAGAAAAAATTTTACATGCTATCAGAACGAAAGCGAGTTATTTGAAATTAGAAGATGCACCAATAACTAGCCTACCAGACCTTAGTAAACTTGATTTTGTAAAATCGATATCTGTATATGATCCAGGGCATAAAGCATTTTCTGATCTCCTTTCAAGAGAAGTGACTGCTTTCCCAACTTCATTAACCCGCATTTTGTGTCATAGTGTTAAAAAAGAATTCACTAAAGATACACCGCCTGTATTAATGGACATGAAAAAGTGGACTAAAATCGTTTAGGGTGAGGTCGAAAAATAGCACAGTGATCAAATACGAAAGTCTAAAAAATAAACTGTGTCAATAGCCATTCTAATTAAGAATTTGATTATTGAGGATAAAAAAATGCCTATAATCGATGAACTGATACATTAACCAGGTGTTTTCGAATCAACGGAACACTAAACGCCTTTAATCTGTCATTTTAAATAGCCATTTAACTATTAATTAATTATTAATTTTCATTAAACGCCCTCAGTTCACCTCTGCTGACAGACTTCGGCACAATAAAGGAATAACGTCCATTCAGAGGTCCGTTGGAAAACGGGCAGTAAGGAACATCCAAATAAAATAAATTCACTTAATTCGTGATCTTTTTCAAGCGAAACTCAATCCCGTTTTTTCATAAAATTTCGAACCTGTTTTACCCTCTAACCAGTCTCATTTTAAAACCTTCCGCTTCAAGTCGTTTTTTTAAAAAAGCGATTTTATCTCCTTGAATTTCAATGATTCCTTGTTTCACCGTGCCCCCGCAACCACATTGCTTTTTTAACTCTGCCGCCAATGAAGCAATCGCTTCATCCCCTCCTTTTAAACCGATCACAAGGCTTACCCCTTTACCTTTTCGTCCATGTGTTTGGTACTCTAATCGTATCAGAGCATCTTTTTGAATAGGTAAAGGTTCCCGCTTTTCTAATTTAGGAAAAGCATTCTTATCTGTCGAATAAATTAAATGACTGTTGGGATCGTTCATCATATTTTATGAGTTCATCAATAAAGTATATAAATTTTTTAAACTTTGAACTGGATGTTCAGATCCTGTTATGGGACGACCTATGACCAAATAATTCGCCCCCGCTTTTAAGGCTTCTTTTGGATCCATGGTGCGTGATTGATCAAAATTAACACTGTTTAATGGGCGAATACCCGGTGTCACTAGCTGAAAACTTGATCCACAGTGCTGTCTTAAGATTTGAGCTTCTTGAGCGGAACAAACGACACCGTCCATTCCAGAATCTTGACTTAATTTTGCTAAACGTGTCACTTGTTCTTGCTGTTCACCATAAATACCTATGGGCTGTAAATCTTGAGTTGTCATGCTCGTGAGCAGGGTCACCGCAATCAATAGAGGAGCTTCTTTACCGTAAGGCAAAAGTGTTTTTTTGGCCGCTTCCATCATATGGCCGCCTCCGCTTGCATGCACATTGACCATCCAGACGCCTAACTCAGCAGCGGAAGCCACTGATCGAGCCGTTGTATTCGGAATGTCATGAAACTTAAGATCAAGAAAAACCTGGAATCCCCGTTTTTGCAACTCTTTAATCCATTCAGGCCCATAGAGCGTGAACATTTCATTCCCCACTTTTAATTGACAATACTGAGGGTTAATTTTGTCAACAAAAGCCAACGCTTTATTTTTATCCCTGTAATCGAGTGCAACAATAATGGGTGAAAGAAAGTGAGATGAATTTTTTTTAGGCTTGTAAAATATCATTTTTTGTCATTTTCCATTTTATATCAAAGGGCGGTTCTTTATAAAAGATGCATCTCTTCAATTAGCTCGATGAGCATTTACTGACCATCAAAGCCCTTAATAGATTTGACTGAATCCCAAGAGCGACAAGATGGGCAACGCCAGTAGAAAGAATGTGATGTAAAACCACATTGACGACAATGATAAGAAGGTTTTGTGCGAATCTGTTCGGCAACAATGTTCATTAATAACAATAAACTTTCTTTTGCTCGACCTTCCTCTGCATCCAATAAATGATAATGCATTAATCGATGAAAAAGATGGATATTGGGATGACGTTGTAATTGCCGGTTAACATAAATTTGCGCGGCTTCTAATCCCTCTTTCTGTTCAATTAAATCTGACATCATCAGCTCAGCGACTACCCCTGCCCCCTCATTTACGCAACGGTTTAAAAAAATCATCCAATCCGATGTGGATTTCGGTAAATTTTTGTAGCATTTATCAAGCATGAGTAATGCTTCACTAATGACTTCTTTATCCTGATCCAATACTTTTTGAAGCACTGCCACTGTTTTAGAAAAATCATTAGAATCAATATAAAGTCTTCCAAGCATAATGGATGCTCTCGCACAATGCTTATTTACCGAAATGGCGTTTTTTAGCAAACTAATGGCATTAGAAATATCATCGATAGCAATCGCCTTTAAAGCCAACTCACAATAAAAATGTGCCACCTTTTTTTGTAAATGTTGATGTTCTTTGCCTGATTTGATTAATTTTTGGGCGACTTTAATGGCATTAACCCATTCGCTCATGGCCTGATAAATCGCCAAAAGCTGTTGTAATGAACTCACTCGAAAATTTTTTTCTTCAATAAGTTCATTAAACATTCTTTCCGCACGATCATACAATCCCGCGGCCATATAATCTCGCCCCAATTGTTGAATAGCTAATAAACGTTGATCAAAGGTCAGAGAAGCACTTTCCATCAAAGATTGATGGATCCTGATGGCACGATCCGTTTCGCCTCGAGAGCGAAATAAATTTCCTAACGTTAAATGCGCTTCAAAAGCAGAACCCTCTTTTTTAAGCATCTCGAGGAAAAGATCAAAAGCTTTGTCTTTTTGATTTGAAAGTAAAAAATCAAGACCATTGACATAATTACGTGATAATCGATTCTCATTTTGTTGTTGATTGTTTTTAAAACCTCTCGATCCCATATACCACCCGTAGCCTGCTGCTACAGGTAACAATAAAAATAGAAGCTCAAGCATTTAAAAAAATCTCTTTTTATCGTCAATGATCTTTAAATTGGCGTCATTTTTGACCCGTTGATCTTTATTTAA harbors:
- a CDS encoding translation initiation factor; translation: MNDPNSHLIYSTDKNAFPKLEKREPLPIQKDALIRLEYQTHGRKGKGVSLVIGLKGGDEAIASLAAELKKQCGCGGTVKQGIIEIQGDKIAFLKKRLEAEGFKMRLVRG
- the pyrF gene encoding orotidine-5'-phosphate decarboxylase; translated protein: MIFYKPKKNSSHFLSPIIVALDYRDKNKALAFVDKINPQYCQLKVGNEMFTLYGPEWIKELQKRGFQVFLDLKFHDIPNTTARSVASAAELGVWMVNVHASGGGHMMEAAKKTLLPYGKEAPLLIAVTLLTSMTTQDLQPIGIYGEQQEQVTRLAKLSQDSGMDGVVCSAQEAQILRQHCGSSFQLVTPGIRPLNSVNFDQSRTMDPKEALKAGANYLVIGRPITGSEHPVQSLKNLYTLLMNS
- the lapB gene encoding lipopolysaccharide assembly protein LapB, translating into MLELLFLLLPVAAGYGWYMGSRGFKNNQQQNENRLSRNYVNGLDFLLSNQKDKAFDLFLEMLKKEGSAFEAHLTLGNLFRSRGETDRAIRIHQSLMESASLTFDQRLLAIQQLGRDYMAAGLYDRAERMFNELIEEKNFRVSSLQQLLAIYQAMSEWVNAIKVAQKLIKSGKEHQHLQKKVAHFYCELALKAIAIDDISNAISLLKNAISVNKHCARASIMLGRLYIDSNDFSKTVAVLQKVLDQDKEVISEALLMLDKCYKNLPKSTSDWMIFLNRCVNEGAGVVAELMMSDLIEQKEGLEAAQIYVNRQLQRHPNIHLFHRLMHYHLLDAEEGRAKESLLLLMNIVAEQIRTKPSYHCRQCGFTSHSFYWRCPSCRSWDSVKSIKGFDGQ